In the genome of Vicia villosa cultivar HV-30 ecotype Madison, WI linkage group LG7, Vvil1.0, whole genome shotgun sequence, one region contains:
- the LOC131618586 gene encoding endoglucanase 8-like isoform X1, whose translation MRGISILLKLLLLVTMIIATMVNSVPLNYGDALTKSILFFEGQRSGYLPASQRMTWRKNSALKDGSDIGVRMDGGYYDAGDNVKFHFPMAFTTTMLAWSVIEFGDLMGPDLQHAIEAIRWGTDYFLKATKDPNVVIAQIGDPNSDHGCWERPEDMDTSRKTYVVTTSKPGSEVSAEIAAALAASSIALRKSDGRYSRALLLRAKLVFDFANNHRGSYNDSIGDGACPFYCDFNGYMDELVWGAAWLYKASNDKTYWNFVKSNIQSLGSLSEFGWDSKHAGINVLISEVSVTSQRVMNDPSNQNPFILNANNLICSLLPNSPTKAVTYSKGGLLFKPGSSNLQHVTSYSFLLIVYARYMQVNHKTINCGSVVAKPTDLIDLAKSQVNYVLGNNPLGMSYMVGYGLKFPQKIHHRASTMPSIDVYPKHIGCRDGDKYFELQSPNINQLTGAIVGGPAEDDSFQDSRFNVSQSEPTTYINAPFVGVLAYFKQSKS comes from the exons atgagaggAATATCAATATTGTTAAAATTGTTATTGTTAGTAACAATGATAATTGCTACAATGGTAAATTCAGTTCCACTTAACTATGGTGATGCCTTAacaaaaagtattttattttttgaaggtCAAAGGTCAGGATATTTGCCAGCTTCTCAACGTATGACATGGAGAAAAAACTCTGCACTCAAGGATGGATCTGATATTGGT GTGCGTATGGATGGTGGATACTATGATGCTGGTGACAACGTAAAGTTCCATTTTCCTATGGCATTTACAACAACCATGCTAGCTTGGAGTGTTATAGAATTTGGAGATCTCATGGGTCCAGATTTGCAACATGCAATCGAAGCAATTCGATGGGGAACTGATTATTTCCTAAAAGCAACAAAGGATCCGAATGTTGTTATAGCACAAATAGGAGATCCCAATAGCGACCACGGTTGTTGGGAAAGACCAGAAGACATGGATACTTCGAGAAAAACATATGTTGTCACTACGAGTAAACCCGGTTCAGAGGTTTCAGCTGAGATTGCAGCTGCCCTTGCTGCATCATCCATTGCATTAAGAAAAAGTGATGGTAGATACTCTAGAGCTCTTCTTCTCAGGGCCAAACTG GTGTTTGACTTTGCAAATAATCACCGAGGAAGTTATAATGATTCTATAGGTGATGGAGCATGCCCTTTCTATTGTGATTTCAACGGCTACATG GACGAGCTGGTTTGGGGTGCTGCATGGTTGTACAAGGCTTCTAATGATAAAACTTATTGGAATTTTGTAAAATCAAATATACAATCTTTAGGATCCTTAAGTGAATTTGGATGGGATTCAAAGCATGCTGGCATTAATGTACTTATTTCTGAGGTTAGTGTCACTTCTC agCGGGTGATGAACGATCCATCgaatcaaaatcctttcattctcaATGCTAACAATCTTATATGCTCATTGTTGCCTAATTCACCAACCAAAGCAGTCACATATTCTAAAG GTGGACTTCTATTCAAACCTGGATCAAGTAATTTACAACATGTAACATCATATTCTTTTCTATTAATTGTATATGCACGTTACATGCAAGTTAACCATAAAACAATAAATTGTGGGAGTGTTGTTGCCAAACCAACTGACCTCATCGATCTTGCAAAATCTCAG GTGAATTATGTTCTAGGAAACAACCCTTTAGGAATGTCATACATGGTCGGATATGGGCTGAAGTTCCCTCAAAAGATACACCATCGTGCTTCAACAATGCCATCCATAGATGTATACCCTAAACACATAGGGTGTCGTGATGGCGATAAATATTTTGAATTACAATCACCTAATATCAATCAACTAACTGGTGCGATTGTTGGAGGACCAGCAGAGGATGATTCTTTTCAAGATTCACGTTTTAATGTTTCTCAATCAGAGCCAACTACATATATCAATGCTCCTTTTGTTGGAGTTTTGGCTTACTTCAAACAAagtaaatcataa
- the LOC131618586 gene encoding endoglucanase 8-like isoform X2 — protein MRGISILLKLLLLVTMIIATMVNSVPLNYGDALTKSILFFEGQRSGYLPASQRMTWRKNSALKDGSDIGVRMDGGYYDAGDNVKFHFPMAFTTTMLAWSVIEFGDLMGPDLQHAIEAIRWGTDYFLKATKDPNVVIAQIGDPNSDHGCWERPEDMDTSRKTYVVTTSKPGSEVSAEIAAALAASSIALRKSDGRYSRALLLRAKLVFDFANNHRGSYNDSIGDGACPFYCDFNGYMDELVWGAAWLYKASNDKTYWNFVKSNIQSLGSLSEFGWDSKHAGINVLISEVSRVMNDPSNQNPFILNANNLICSLLPNSPTKAVTYSKGGLLFKPGSSNLQHVTSYSFLLIVYARYMQVNHKTINCGSVVAKPTDLIDLAKSQVNYVLGNNPLGMSYMVGYGLKFPQKIHHRASTMPSIDVYPKHIGCRDGDKYFELQSPNINQLTGAIVGGPAEDDSFQDSRFNVSQSEPTTYINAPFVGVLAYFKQSKS, from the exons atgagaggAATATCAATATTGTTAAAATTGTTATTGTTAGTAACAATGATAATTGCTACAATGGTAAATTCAGTTCCACTTAACTATGGTGATGCCTTAacaaaaagtattttattttttgaaggtCAAAGGTCAGGATATTTGCCAGCTTCTCAACGTATGACATGGAGAAAAAACTCTGCACTCAAGGATGGATCTGATATTGGT GTGCGTATGGATGGTGGATACTATGATGCTGGTGACAACGTAAAGTTCCATTTTCCTATGGCATTTACAACAACCATGCTAGCTTGGAGTGTTATAGAATTTGGAGATCTCATGGGTCCAGATTTGCAACATGCAATCGAAGCAATTCGATGGGGAACTGATTATTTCCTAAAAGCAACAAAGGATCCGAATGTTGTTATAGCACAAATAGGAGATCCCAATAGCGACCACGGTTGTTGGGAAAGACCAGAAGACATGGATACTTCGAGAAAAACATATGTTGTCACTACGAGTAAACCCGGTTCAGAGGTTTCAGCTGAGATTGCAGCTGCCCTTGCTGCATCATCCATTGCATTAAGAAAAAGTGATGGTAGATACTCTAGAGCTCTTCTTCTCAGGGCCAAACTG GTGTTTGACTTTGCAAATAATCACCGAGGAAGTTATAATGATTCTATAGGTGATGGAGCATGCCCTTTCTATTGTGATTTCAACGGCTACATG GACGAGCTGGTTTGGGGTGCTGCATGGTTGTACAAGGCTTCTAATGATAAAACTTATTGGAATTTTGTAAAATCAAATATACAATCTTTAGGATCCTTAAGTGAATTTGGATGGGATTCAAAGCATGCTGGCATTAATGTACTTATTTCTGAGGTTAGT CGGGTGATGAACGATCCATCgaatcaaaatcctttcattctcaATGCTAACAATCTTATATGCTCATTGTTGCCTAATTCACCAACCAAAGCAGTCACATATTCTAAAG GTGGACTTCTATTCAAACCTGGATCAAGTAATTTACAACATGTAACATCATATTCTTTTCTATTAATTGTATATGCACGTTACATGCAAGTTAACCATAAAACAATAAATTGTGGGAGTGTTGTTGCCAAACCAACTGACCTCATCGATCTTGCAAAATCTCAG GTGAATTATGTTCTAGGAAACAACCCTTTAGGAATGTCATACATGGTCGGATATGGGCTGAAGTTCCCTCAAAAGATACACCATCGTGCTTCAACAATGCCATCCATAGATGTATACCCTAAACACATAGGGTGTCGTGATGGCGATAAATATTTTGAATTACAATCACCTAATATCAATCAACTAACTGGTGCGATTGTTGGAGGACCAGCAGAGGATGATTCTTTTCAAGATTCACGTTTTAATGTTTCTCAATCAGAGCCAACTACATATATCAATGCTCCTTTTGTTGGAGTTTTGGCTTACTTCAAACAAagtaaatcataa
- the LOC131618586 gene encoding endoglucanase 8-like isoform X3 — translation MRGISILLKLLLLVTMIIATMVNSVPLNYGDALTKSILFFEGQRSGYLPASQRMTWRKNSALKDGSDIGVRMDGGYYDAGDNVKFHFPMAFTTTMLAWSVIEFGDLMGPDLQHAIEAIRWGTDYFLKATKDPNVVIAQIGDPNSDHGCWERPEDMDTSRKTYVVTTSKPGSEVSAEIAAALAASSIALRKSDGRYSRALLLRAKLVFDFANNHRGSYNDSIGDGACPFYCDFNGYMDELVWGAAWLYKASNDKTYWNFVKSNIQSLGSLSEFGWDSKHAGINVLISERVMNDPSNQNPFILNANNLICSLLPNSPTKAVTYSKGGLLFKPGSSNLQHVTSYSFLLIVYARYMQVNHKTINCGSVVAKPTDLIDLAKSQVNYVLGNNPLGMSYMVGYGLKFPQKIHHRASTMPSIDVYPKHIGCRDGDKYFELQSPNINQLTGAIVGGPAEDDSFQDSRFNVSQSEPTTYINAPFVGVLAYFKQSKS, via the exons atgagaggAATATCAATATTGTTAAAATTGTTATTGTTAGTAACAATGATAATTGCTACAATGGTAAATTCAGTTCCACTTAACTATGGTGATGCCTTAacaaaaagtattttattttttgaaggtCAAAGGTCAGGATATTTGCCAGCTTCTCAACGTATGACATGGAGAAAAAACTCTGCACTCAAGGATGGATCTGATATTGGT GTGCGTATGGATGGTGGATACTATGATGCTGGTGACAACGTAAAGTTCCATTTTCCTATGGCATTTACAACAACCATGCTAGCTTGGAGTGTTATAGAATTTGGAGATCTCATGGGTCCAGATTTGCAACATGCAATCGAAGCAATTCGATGGGGAACTGATTATTTCCTAAAAGCAACAAAGGATCCGAATGTTGTTATAGCACAAATAGGAGATCCCAATAGCGACCACGGTTGTTGGGAAAGACCAGAAGACATGGATACTTCGAGAAAAACATATGTTGTCACTACGAGTAAACCCGGTTCAGAGGTTTCAGCTGAGATTGCAGCTGCCCTTGCTGCATCATCCATTGCATTAAGAAAAAGTGATGGTAGATACTCTAGAGCTCTTCTTCTCAGGGCCAAACTG GTGTTTGACTTTGCAAATAATCACCGAGGAAGTTATAATGATTCTATAGGTGATGGAGCATGCCCTTTCTATTGTGATTTCAACGGCTACATG GACGAGCTGGTTTGGGGTGCTGCATGGTTGTACAAGGCTTCTAATGATAAAACTTATTGGAATTTTGTAAAATCAAATATACAATCTTTAGGATCCTTAAGTGAATTTGGATGGGATTCAAAGCATGCTGGCATTAATGTACTTATTTCTGAG CGGGTGATGAACGATCCATCgaatcaaaatcctttcattctcaATGCTAACAATCTTATATGCTCATTGTTGCCTAATTCACCAACCAAAGCAGTCACATATTCTAAAG GTGGACTTCTATTCAAACCTGGATCAAGTAATTTACAACATGTAACATCATATTCTTTTCTATTAATTGTATATGCACGTTACATGCAAGTTAACCATAAAACAATAAATTGTGGGAGTGTTGTTGCCAAACCAACTGACCTCATCGATCTTGCAAAATCTCAG GTGAATTATGTTCTAGGAAACAACCCTTTAGGAATGTCATACATGGTCGGATATGGGCTGAAGTTCCCTCAAAAGATACACCATCGTGCTTCAACAATGCCATCCATAGATGTATACCCTAAACACATAGGGTGTCGTGATGGCGATAAATATTTTGAATTACAATCACCTAATATCAATCAACTAACTGGTGCGATTGTTGGAGGACCAGCAGAGGATGATTCTTTTCAAGATTCACGTTTTAATGTTTCTCAATCAGAGCCAACTACATATATCAATGCTCCTTTTGTTGGAGTTTTGGCTTACTTCAAACAAagtaaatcataa